The genomic stretch CAGTAGGGGCGGGTTTTGTAAAATATTCTGTTGGTAATGAGATGTGTGGGCTAAACCCGCCCGTACAAAAGTCAAAAATCAAAAGACTGGGATCAAAGGAAGTCAAAAAATATGTCAGACAAACCTTTTGATATTTGTGAGAGAACTTTCCAGTTTTCTGTTCGTATAGTCAATCTTTGCAGTTTTCTAAGTGAAACACCAGGGCCAGCAAGAGAATTATCAAAACAATTGATTCGTTCTGGAACTTCCATAGGTGCGAATGTGGAAGAATCAAGATCTGCACAAAGTACAGCTGATTTTATCCATAAACTAGAAATCGCCTTAAAAGAAGATAGAGAAACTAGGTACTGGATCAGGTTAATTTTTGCTGCTAACATAGTTCCAGAAAACAGATTACAGCCCCTCCTGAATGAGATAAATGAATTGATGAACATTATTGCTGCCATGATTGTCAAATCTAAAGA from Argonema galeatum A003/A1 encodes the following:
- a CDS encoding four helix bundle protein yields the protein MSDKPFDICERTFQFSVRIVNLCSFLSETPGPARELSKQLIRSGTSIGANVEESRSAQSTADFIHKLEIALKEDRETRYWIRLIFAANIVPENRLQPLLNEINELMNIIAAMIVKSKENKKK